A single window of Flavobacterium aestivum DNA harbors:
- a CDS encoding lysoplasmalogenase, with protein MKSSLLLKIYISFTSLYLIILFLELDGFDWYMKPVLLPILLAAVAVSESFPTKKILLTALTFSWIGDIILLFTDRGELYFIFGLVAFLLSHLVYILLFSKQQNTRINEKKEIFWLGILAIIAYFFIMIDTLFPKLGELKIPVIVYAVVITTMLFFAFKGSLKWATPANNYILIGAIVFVSSDSILAFNKFYTPIAHASFYIMLTYCLAQYLIVSGILKLNGAK; from the coding sequence ATGAAATCATCTTTACTTCTTAAAATTTATATCAGTTTTACAAGCCTCTATCTTATTATCCTTTTTCTCGAATTAGACGGATTCGATTGGTATATGAAACCAGTCTTACTACCAATTCTATTAGCGGCAGTTGCTGTTTCCGAAAGTTTTCCCACCAAAAAAATTCTTTTAACAGCGTTGACTTTTTCATGGATTGGCGATATTATACTCTTATTTACAGACCGAGGCGAGCTGTATTTCATATTCGGACTAGTGGCTTTCCTCCTGTCTCATCTGGTTTATATACTTCTTTTCAGCAAACAGCAAAACACCAGAATCAATGAAAAAAAAGAGATCTTTTGGTTGGGAATTTTAGCAATAATCGCCTATTTCTTTATCATGATTGACACTTTATTCCCTAAACTGGGTGAATTAAAAATTCCTGTTATAGTCTATGCGGTTGTGATAACCACTATGCTTTTCTTTGCTTTTAAAGGCAGTTTAAAATGGGCTACTCCGGCTAACAATTATATTCTTATTGGAGCTATTGTATTTGTCAGTTCGGATAGTATTTTAGCTTTCAATAAATTTTATACTCCAATAGCACATGCCTCTTTTTATATTATGCTTACATATTGTTTAGCACAATATTTAATAGTATCAGGAATTTTAAAGTTGAATGGGGCTAAATAA
- a CDS encoding DUF6691 family protein produces MRILKYFLVGFLFGIVLTKSEAVSWYRIYEMFQFQSFHMYGIIGVAVATGIVGIQIIKRKNIKDIKGMPIEILDKENNSVRYLVGGISFGLGWALVGSCPGPIFILIGAGFMPVIIVLIGALIGTIIYGALKNKLPH; encoded by the coding sequence ATGAGGATATTAAAATATTTTCTCGTTGGATTTCTTTTTGGAATCGTTCTTACCAAATCTGAAGCAGTTTCTTGGTATCGCATTTATGAAATGTTTCAATTTCAATCTTTCCATATGTATGGGATTATTGGGGTTGCTGTAGCGACTGGAATTGTAGGCATTCAGATAATTAAAAGAAAAAATATCAAAGACATCAAAGGTATGCCTATTGAAATCTTGGATAAGGAAAATAATTCTGTCAGATATTTGGTGGGAGGTATTTCCTTTGGATTAGGTTGGGCATTAGTGGGTTCTTGTCCTGGTCCTATTTTTATTTTGATTGGAGCTGGATTTATGCCTGTGATTATTGTATTAATTGGTGCACTGATTGGGACTATTATTTATGGTGCTTTAAAAAATAAATTGCCTCATTAA
- a CDS encoding YeeE/YedE family protein, giving the protein MNIIFQTWPWYVSGFLIGMVMLLLIYFGKNFGMSTNLQSLCSMTGLGKNIEYFDIDWKANRWNFLVVLGAMAGGFVAVHFMGDPSNIDINPKTIEQLSQMGIDAPNGKLMPDALFGHKIWESPKSIFILLIGGILIGFGTRYAGGCTSGHAISGLSNLQLPSLKAVIGFFIGGLIMAHFILPLLF; this is encoded by the coding sequence ATGAATATTATTTTTCAAACATGGCCTTGGTATGTTTCGGGCTTTTTAATCGGTATGGTTATGCTTTTACTGATTTATTTCGGAAAGAATTTCGGTATGTCGACTAATCTTCAGTCTTTATGCTCAATGACTGGATTAGGAAAAAATATAGAATATTTTGATATTGACTGGAAAGCTAACCGTTGGAATTTTCTGGTAGTACTAGGCGCTATGGCTGGAGGTTTTGTGGCGGTTCATTTTATGGGAGATCCTTCTAATATTGATATTAATCCCAAAACGATAGAGCAACTTTCCCAAATGGGAATTGATGCTCCCAATGGTAAATTAATGCCGGATGCATTATTTGGACATAAAATTTGGGAATCACCCAAAAGTATTTTTATTCTGCTTATTGGCGGAATCTTAATCGGTTTTGGCACACGCTATGCAGGCGGATGTACATCTGGACATGCTATTTCTGGATTAAGTAATTTGCAATTGCCTTCGCTTAAAGCTGTTATAGGTTTCTTTATTGGCGGATTAATTATGGCTCATTTTATATTACCCTTACTTTTTTAA
- a CDS encoding 2-dehydro-3-deoxyphosphooctonate aldolase: MKKTILFIALLLVITSCGSIKSTIKNVDNNAPVPVLGKNNSFVITEYSKDKKYGYDKDYPINIYYRGTRNDTINQKYFLNALAGPKGEKITYTRLENCCPFPSKNNEMGAGFLNVYELKWEGQKKPVILYLNIYERGRLMVPFGLSLQKM; this comes from the coding sequence ATGAAAAAAACAATTCTTTTTATTGCTTTACTACTTGTTATAACTTCTTGCGGAAGTATTAAATCAACAATAAAAAACGTAGACAACAACGCTCCTGTACCTGTTTTAGGCAAAAATAATTCCTTTGTAATTACAGAATACAGTAAAGACAAAAAGTATGGTTATGACAAAGATTACCCAATCAATATCTACTATCGAGGTACCAGAAACGATACCATTAACCAAAAATATTTCTTGAATGCATTGGCAGGCCCAAAAGGAGAAAAGATCACTTATACCCGATTGGAAAACTGCTGTCCTTTTCCATCAAAAAACAATGAAATGGGTGCTGGCTTTCTAAATGTGTACGAATTGAAATGGGAAGGTCAAAAAAAACCGGTTATTTTGTATTTAAACATCTACGAAAGAGGACGATTAATGGTTCCGTTTGGTCTTAGTTTGCAAAAAATGTAA
- the kdsA gene encoding 3-deoxy-8-phosphooctulonate synthase: MNIHNIPQIKHTESGNFFLLAGPCAIEGEEMAMRIAEKLVGITDKLQIPYVFKGSFKKANRSRIDSFSGIGDEKALKILQKVSQTFGVPTVTDIHTNEDAAMAAEYVDVLQIPAFLVRQTDLVVAAAKTGKVVNLKKGQFMSPESMKHAVQKVLDCSNQNVMVTDRGTMFGYQDMIVDYRGIPTMQQYATTVLDVTHSLQQPNQTAGVTGGRPDMIETVAKAGIAVGVDGIFIETHFDPANAKSDGANMLHLDYFEPLMNKLVAIRKTINQF, translated from the coding sequence ATGAACATACACAATATTCCACAAATCAAGCATACTGAGAGTGGTAACTTCTTTTTACTGGCTGGTCCATGCGCTATTGAAGGCGAAGAAATGGCAATGCGAATTGCAGAAAAATTAGTTGGCATTACAGATAAATTACAAATTCCTTATGTTTTCAAGGGTTCATTCAAGAAAGCTAACCGTTCCAGAATAGACAGTTTCTCTGGAATTGGAGACGAGAAAGCCCTTAAAATTTTACAAAAAGTATCACAAACTTTTGGTGTACCAACAGTTACCGATATCCACACTAATGAAGATGCTGCTATGGCTGCAGAATATGTAGATGTATTGCAAATTCCTGCTTTCTTAGTTCGTCAGACCGATTTAGTTGTGGCTGCCGCCAAAACCGGAAAAGTGGTTAACTTGAAAAAAGGACAATTCATGAGTCCTGAGAGTATGAAACATGCCGTACAAAAAGTATTGGATTGCAGTAATCAAAACGTGATGGTAACAGACCGTGGTACTATGTTTGGTTACCAAGACATGATCGTAGATTACCGTGGTATTCCAACTATGCAACAATATGCAACAACTGTTCTGGATGTTACCCATTCATTACAACAACCAAACCAAACAGCAGGAGTAACTGGAGGAAGACCAGATATGATTGAAACTGTTGCCAAAGCTGGAATTGCTGTAGGTGTAGATGGTATTTTTATTGAAACCCATTTTGACCCGGCTAATGCAAAAAGTGACGGTGCCAATATGCTGCACTTGGATTACTTCGAACCTTTAATGAATAAGTTGGTTGCCATTAGAAAAACCATAAATCAATTCTAA
- a CDS encoding DUF1801 domain-containing protein, which yields MKLTDEYIYRQPEKFRSIVLHLISVFEREMPELELLFKWGIPYFYYKKKPFCYLAPNHKKNFVDAGFARGFQLKRNQDCLVDEKRNTVKSLRYYDLEEIDNTILIDVIREAATLYK from the coding sequence ATGAAGCTCACAGACGAATATATCTATCGCCAGCCCGAAAAGTTTAGGTCAATTGTCTTGCATTTAATAAGTGTGTTCGAAAGGGAAATGCCAGAATTGGAGCTGCTTTTTAAATGGGGGATACCTTATTTTTATTATAAGAAAAAGCCTTTTTGTTACTTGGCTCCCAATCATAAAAAAAACTTTGTTGATGCAGGTTTTGCCCGTGGATTTCAATTAAAAAGAAATCAAGATTGCCTTGTTGATGAAAAAAGAAATACAGTAAAGTCGCTTCGTTATTATGATTTGGAAGAAATCGATAATACTATTTTAATTGATGTGATAAGAGAAGCAGCAACTTTATATAAATGA
- a CDS encoding YiiX family permuted papain-like enzyme: MKKTKYIFAIVTFLMSFGCALFIANSMFGNILFGKQTISALDKIQEGDMIFQTSQSKQSEAVKIATNSKFSHCGIVFIEKGKKYVLEAVQPVKYTPLETWITRGKENHFVVTRLKNASTLLNPETLQKMKDYGNRFNNKNYDFYFEWSDDKIYCSELIWKIYKNGAGIELCPLQKLKDFNLKDPRVQTILAERYGKNIPLEESVVAPSNLENSKIVTTIIDTY, translated from the coding sequence ATGAAAAAGACAAAGTATATTTTTGCGATAGTTACCTTTCTGATGAGCTTTGGATGTGCGTTATTCATAGCCAATTCAATGTTTGGAAATATTCTTTTTGGCAAACAAACAATAAGTGCTTTAGACAAAATACAAGAAGGAGATATGATTTTTCAAACGTCCCAATCCAAACAATCCGAAGCTGTTAAAATAGCAACAAATTCTAAATTTTCACATTGCGGCATTGTTTTTATCGAAAAAGGTAAAAAATATGTTCTTGAAGCCGTACAACCCGTAAAATACACTCCGCTTGAAACCTGGATTACCCGCGGAAAAGAAAATCATTTTGTGGTTACCCGATTAAAAAATGCATCAACACTATTGAATCCGGAAACCTTGCAAAAAATGAAAGACTACGGAAATAGATTTAACAATAAAAACTACGATTTCTATTTTGAATGGTCTGACGATAAAATATATTGTTCAGAACTGATTTGGAAAATATACAAAAACGGAGCAGGAATCGAACTATGCCCGCTCCAGAAGTTAAAAGATTTTAATCTAAAAGATCCCCGAGTACAAACCATATTAGCAGAACGATACGGAAAAAACATTCCTCTTGAAGAAAGTGTAGTTGCACCATCAAACTTGGAAAATTCTAAAATTGTAACCACCATAATTGACACTTACTAA
- a CDS encoding winged helix-turn-helix domain-containing protein, which translates to MSVLMVNESADFSTLKELLGVTDGNLASHTKALELENYIAIEKQFIGKKPNTSYRATKEGRKAFQDHINALEKLIQKR; encoded by the coding sequence ATGTCCGTTTTGATGGTCAATGAATCTGCCGATTTTAGTACTTTGAAAGAATTGCTGGGTGTTACTGATGGTAATCTGGCCAGTCACACCAAAGCCCTAGAACTGGAAAATTATATTGCCATTGAAAAACAATTCATTGGTAAAAAGCCAAATACAAGCTACAGAGCAACCAAAGAAGGCCGCAAAGCGTTCCAAGATCATATTAATGCACTCGAAAAATTGATACAGAAACGATAA
- the creD gene encoding cell envelope integrity protein CreD, producing the protein METQENQAPTPTSFFQSLFQSTTAKMLMVGFLTLILLIPLEFVKSLINERSNRQEEVISEINDKWGENIFFYGPILKVPYTTFEETLTINQKTNETVKQQKAITKYAYFFPENLKAKSNVTTKLLKRNNYESVVYNSKINFKGQYIHPDFSSKNIPVENIQWNKASILIKTTNLKSIKDEVKINLGGNKFTFEPVYSTNLNDSTQALETGFIDLKNVLITDKTNFDFAITYNGSKQIKMVPIGKTTQLHMQSNWLSPSFTGNFLPDDKTKKIDAYGFVANWKILHINRAFPQQFFEILPDLGTYAFGVDFVIPVNQYQQNERAAKYGFLVIGLTFLIFFLIQSISKIRIHIFQYSMIGLALILFYTLLISITEHSSFTKAYLIAATAVITLISLYSVSILKGRKFPMFIAASLTGLYTFIYVIIQLENYALLVGSIGLFGILAAVMYFSRKIDWNK; encoded by the coding sequence ATGGAAACTCAAGAAAATCAAGCCCCAACTCCTACATCTTTTTTTCAATCGCTTTTTCAGTCAACAACTGCCAAAATGCTGATGGTGGGATTTTTGACTCTTATTTTGCTCATTCCGCTAGAATTTGTAAAAAGCCTTATTAATGAACGCTCGAACCGTCAGGAAGAAGTCATTTCTGAAATCAATGATAAATGGGGTGAAAACATATTCTTCTATGGTCCTATATTGAAAGTTCCCTACACTACTTTTGAAGAAACATTGACCATTAACCAAAAGACCAATGAAACAGTAAAACAGCAAAAGGCAATTACAAAATATGCTTATTTTTTCCCAGAAAATTTAAAAGCAAAATCCAATGTTACCACTAAATTGCTCAAACGAAACAACTACGAGTCGGTAGTATACAACTCTAAAATAAACTTTAAGGGACAATACATTCATCCCGATTTTAGTAGCAAAAATATTCCTGTAGAAAACATTCAATGGAACAAAGCCTCAATTTTGATAAAAACTACCAATTTAAAAAGCATCAAAGATGAGGTAAAAATTAATCTTGGCGGTAACAAATTTACATTTGAACCGGTTTATAGTACTAATCTAAATGATTCTACCCAAGCTTTAGAAACCGGTTTTATAGATCTGAAAAATGTTTTAATAACAGATAAAACCAACTTTGATTTTGCGATTACCTACAACGGAAGCAAGCAAATAAAAATGGTTCCTATTGGTAAAACCACTCAATTGCATATGCAATCTAACTGGCTCTCACCAAGTTTTACCGGTAATTTCCTTCCCGATGATAAAACCAAAAAAATCGACGCCTACGGTTTTGTAGCCAATTGGAAAATCCTCCATATCAACAGAGCCTTTCCGCAACAATTCTTTGAAATTTTGCCTGACTTAGGTACATATGCCTTTGGAGTCGATTTTGTTATTCCTGTAAATCAATACCAACAAAATGAAAGAGCCGCAAAATATGGCTTTCTCGTAATTGGTTTGACGTTTCTTATTTTCTTCCTAATTCAATCCATTAGCAAAATCAGGATTCATATTTTCCAGTACTCAATGATTGGGCTGGCACTGATTTTATTTTACACCTTACTTATTTCCATTACTGAGCATAGTAGTTTTACAAAAGCTTACTTAATTGCTGCAACTGCAGTCATCACATTGATATCGCTGTACTCCGTTTCGATCCTAAAAGGTCGCAAATTCCCAATGTTTATTGCCGCTTCCCTTACTGGATTATATACATTTATCTACGTTATCATCCAGTTAGAAAATTATGCTTTATTGGTAGGAAGCATTGGTTTATTTGGCATTCTTGCTGCTGTAATGTACTTTTCCAGAAAAATTGATTGGAATAAATAA
- a CDS encoding Smr/MutS family protein, with the protein MFNKGDKVSVLDEAVDGVVLFVKDNVVTIESADGFIMNFAANELIKIGEAGNLMENIKGMNINEIKKEKEIPKPRSFVKEKKDRHELPVPEFDLHIEKLVPNKRGMSNYDILTLQAETAKRHIEFAIRNRIPKIVFIHGVGEGVLKSELDFLLGRYDNVIFQDANYQKYGSGATEVYFKQNTK; encoded by the coding sequence ATGTTTAATAAAGGAGATAAGGTTTCGGTACTGGATGAAGCGGTAGATGGTGTTGTTTTGTTTGTAAAAGACAATGTGGTGACTATTGAATCTGCAGATGGATTTATTATGAATTTTGCTGCCAATGAACTCATCAAAATAGGTGAAGCTGGTAACTTGATGGAAAACATAAAAGGGATGAACATCAATGAGATCAAGAAAGAAAAAGAAATTCCAAAACCACGCAGTTTTGTAAAAGAGAAGAAAGACAGACATGAATTACCTGTTCCTGAATTTGATTTGCATATCGAAAAACTGGTACCTAACAAACGTGGAATGTCTAATTATGACATCTTGACTTTACAAGCGGAAACAGCCAAACGCCATATTGAATTTGCAATTCGCAATAGAATTCCAAAGATTGTTTTTATCCATGGTGTGGGAGAAGGCGTGTTGAAATCAGAATTGGATTTTTTATTAGGACGCTATGATAATGTGATTTTTCAAGATGCTAATTATCAAAAATACGGTTCTGGTGCAACCGAGGTATACTTTAAGCAAAATACTAAATAG
- a CDS encoding EamA family transporter: MKKYKYYFAAFSAFFIWGFFSLALKPISNYPSLDILFYRVFFSVLTMTAINLVFRQKNIRKNWNDFKVMPQKKKKTIVTLTLVGSLILASNWFIFIYVVNHINVKSGSLAYLICPILTTVFAYFLLHEKLSKWQWIAVCISTFSCTLLSLKNLHDIFYSLVVASTYALYLVSQRKNSEIDKFLVLNIQLLFISLLILPFYPKYSGTIPTEPLFYACLFCIVVFFTIIPLFLNLYALKGINSSTVGILMYINPIINFTLAIFHFNEQITVLQMISYSLILVSIIIFNEKIIRSKKKALL; the protein is encoded by the coding sequence ATGAAAAAATACAAATACTACTTCGCAGCTTTTTCGGCATTCTTTATCTGGGGATTTTTCAGTTTGGCTTTAAAACCAATATCCAATTATCCCTCTTTGGATATACTATTCTACCGTGTATTTTTTAGTGTACTTACCATGACTGCCATTAATCTTGTTTTTAGACAAAAAAACATCCGCAAAAATTGGAATGATTTTAAAGTAATGCCACAAAAGAAAAAGAAAACCATTGTAACACTAACCTTGGTAGGGAGCTTGATTTTGGCTTCTAATTGGTTTATTTTTATTTATGTTGTCAATCATATCAATGTAAAATCGGGTTCACTAGCATATCTCATTTGCCCTATTCTGACAACTGTTTTTGCTTACTTTTTGCTACACGAAAAATTAAGCAAATGGCAATGGATAGCTGTTTGTATAAGTACATTTAGCTGTACATTGTTGTCTTTAAAGAATCTACACGATATTTTTTACAGTTTGGTTGTTGCTTCAACCTATGCTTTGTATTTAGTAAGTCAGCGCAAGAATAGCGAAATAGATAAATTTTTGGTTTTGAACATACAGTTACTTTTTATCTCATTACTAATTTTGCCATTTTACCCAAAATATAGCGGCACAATCCCTACGGAACCTTTATTTTACGCTTGCTTATTTTGCATCGTTGTGTTTTTTACCATTATTCCGCTTTTTTTAAATCTCTATGCTTTAAAAGGAATCAACTCATCTACGGTGGGAATCCTAATGTACATTAATCCAATAATCAATTTTACTTTGGCTATTTTTCATTTTAATGAACAAATAACTGTTCTTCAAATGATTTCTTATTCCTTAATTTTGGTATCAATTATTATTTTTAATGAAAAAATAATACGATCTAAAAAAAAAGCCTTACTATAA
- a CDS encoding cysteine desulfurase family protein: MKKVYLDNASTTALRPEVIQEITKVLTEDYGNPSSTHSLGRNAKSILELSRKSIAKQLNATAAEIIFTSCGTEANNWILRSAIKDLKVERIITSKIEHHAVLHTALELQKEYSIQVDFVNVKPNGELDLTHLVELLSEEKKTLVSLMHVNNETGTILNLERISQICQEHKALFHSDTVQSVGKTKIDLQAIPIDFIVASAHKFHGPKGVGFAFVRKNSGIQPLLFGGEQEKGQRPGTEAVHQIAGMAVALELSYQNLEAESNYIASLKNYTIERLKADFPEFKINGENTLYNLLNVILPFDESKTSMLLFHLDMKGIAVSRGSACQSGSIRPSHVLAEMLSGEDLKKPSLRISFSHYNTNEDVDLLIEGLKSI, translated from the coding sequence ATGAAAAAAGTATATCTCGATAATGCCTCTACTACTGCTCTTCGTCCAGAAGTAATACAGGAAATAACCAAAGTATTGACTGAAGATTATGGTAATCCATCCTCTACCCACAGTTTGGGGCGTAATGCAAAAAGTATCCTTGAACTTTCCAGAAAATCGATTGCAAAGCAACTGAATGCTACTGCAGCCGAAATTATTTTTACTTCTTGTGGTACTGAAGCCAATAACTGGATTTTGCGATCTGCCATAAAAGATTTGAAAGTAGAGCGCATCATTACCAGCAAAATAGAACATCACGCTGTTTTACACACCGCTCTAGAATTACAAAAAGAATATAGCATTCAAGTAGATTTTGTAAACGTAAAACCCAATGGAGAACTTGATCTAACCCATTTGGTCGAGCTATTATCCGAAGAAAAAAAGACTTTGGTTTCTTTGATGCATGTCAATAATGAAACCGGAACTATTTTAAATCTAGAAAGAATAAGCCAGATTTGTCAAGAACATAAAGCATTATTTCATTCGGATACTGTACAATCCGTTGGGAAAACCAAAATTGATTTGCAAGCTATCCCTATCGATTTTATAGTAGCCAGTGCCCATAAATTTCATGGTCCAAAAGGAGTCGGTTTTGCTTTTGTTCGAAAAAATTCCGGAATACAGCCTCTACTTTTTGGTGGGGAACAAGAAAAAGGACAGCGCCCAGGAACGGAAGCCGTGCATCAAATTGCAGGAATGGCTGTGGCTCTAGAGCTTTCTTACCAAAATTTGGAAGCTGAAAGCAATTACATTGCCTCATTGAAAAACTATACCATTGAAAGACTGAAAGCTGATTTTCCTGAATTTAAAATCAACGGAGAAAATACCTTATATAATTTACTCAATGTTATTTTGCCTTTTGATGAGAGTAAAACTTCTATGCTTTTATTTCATTTAGACATGAAAGGAATAGCAGTTTCTAGAGGTAGTGCCTGTCAATCCGGAAGCATTAGACCTTCTCATGTATTGGCAGAAATGTTATCAGGAGAAGATTTAAAAAAACCAAGTTTACGCATTTCTTTTAGTCACTATAATACCAATGAAGATGTTGATTTATTAATTGAAGGGTTGAAAAGTATTTAG
- a CDS encoding MlaD family protein codes for MEKTASEKIKLAIFVLIGLTLFVLVVYFVGSKQKMFGKTEHLTAIFDNVNGLQLGNNVRYSGINVGTVRGIEMINDSTISVDMVIDESIFPHIKKNAVATIGSDGLVGSKVININPGKGNQPSIEPGDIIKSSERIRTDDLMKTLNVTNKNAALLTADLLKITKEITQGEGTLGALVNDTIMASDMKQTMNNLKMTSKGTTETVNNLNKIVVSLSDKNSVIGVLNDPAVAKKIKAIVENLDQSSQEINKAVTNLNGAISNIKNGKGAINYLSNDPNLVKKIDSTVTNLNKATLLLNEDLEAMKHNFLLRGYFKKQEKEKKKPQ; via the coding sequence ATGGAAAAAACAGCTTCAGAAAAAATCAAATTGGCCATTTTTGTTCTAATAGGACTAACTCTTTTTGTTCTTGTTGTTTATTTTGTTGGAAGCAAGCAGAAAATGTTTGGAAAAACAGAACACTTAACTGCTATTTTCGATAATGTAAATGGATTGCAATTGGGGAATAACGTTCGGTATTCAGGTATCAATGTTGGAACCGTTCGTGGTATCGAAATGATAAATGATTCGACAATAAGTGTTGATATGGTTATTGATGAATCTATTTTTCCTCATATCAAGAAAAACGCTGTTGCAACTATTGGTTCTGATGGACTGGTGGGTAGTAAAGTTATTAATATCAATCCCGGAAAAGGGAATCAACCATCAATTGAACCAGGTGATATAATTAAATCTTCGGAGCGTATTCGTACTGATGACCTAATGAAAACTTTGAATGTGACCAATAAAAATGCTGCACTTCTCACAGCCGATTTACTTAAAATAACCAAAGAAATAACGCAAGGAGAGGGGACTTTAGGAGCCTTAGTTAATGATACAATCATGGCTTCAGATATGAAACAAACTATGAATAATCTTAAAATGACGAGCAAAGGAACAACTGAAACAGTTAATAATCTAAATAAAATAGTGGTATCTTTGAGTGATAAAAATAGTGTAATTGGAGTACTGAATGACCCTGCTGTTGCTAAAAAAATAAAAGCCATTGTTGAGAATTTGGATCAATCCAGTCAAGAGATAAACAAAGCAGTTACCAACTTGAATGGCGCGATTTCAAACATCAAAAACGGAAAAGGTGCAATAAATTATTTGTCCAACGATCCTAATTTGGTAAAAAAAATAGATTCTACAGTGACAAATTTAAATAAAGCAACTCTGCTTCTTAATGAGGATCTCGAAGCTATGAAACATAATTTTTTATTGAGAGGCTATTTCAAAAAACAGGAAAAGGAAAAAAAGAAACCACAATAA
- a CDS encoding ABC transporter ATP-binding protein yields MESKSGQGKEIVIIKGLKKSFGDNCVLDGFDMVLKEGENLVIMGKSGSGKSVMIKCLIGLEEPDDGSIEVMGKNISKLSQEALDELRTEVGFLFQGSALYDSMSVRENLEFPLRRHTKKFGVIEDTTSLVMEVLESVGLANTINLMPNELSGGMKRRIALARTLILKPKIILYDEPTTGLDPITSKEILMLMVSIQKKYNTSSLIITHDVDCARMISNRMILLIDGINYAEGTFESLAASTDPKVKAFFK; encoded by the coding sequence ATGGAATCAAAATCAGGACAAGGGAAGGAAATAGTTATTATCAAAGGTTTGAAAAAAAGCTTTGGTGACAACTGTGTTTTGGATGGTTTTGATATGGTATTGAAGGAAGGAGAAAATTTGGTTATTATGGGCAAATCAGGATCTGGTAAATCCGTGATGATAAAATGTCTCATTGGGTTAGAGGAACCAGATGATGGTAGTATAGAAGTCATGGGAAAAAATATTAGTAAATTGTCCCAAGAGGCACTAGACGAACTTAGAACCGAGGTAGGGTTTCTATTTCAAGGAAGCGCGCTTTACGATTCGATGTCGGTACGGGAAAACCTTGAATTTCCTTTGAGGCGACACACCAAAAAATTTGGAGTCATAGAAGACACCACTTCGCTAGTTATGGAGGTGTTGGAAAGCGTTGGTTTGGCAAATACTATTAATCTAATGCCTAATGAACTTTCAGGGGGAATGAAGCGCAGAATAGCCTTGGCAAGGACGTTAATTCTAAAGCCAAAAATTATTCTTTATGATGAACCTACAACAGGATTAGATCCCATCACCTCAAAAGAAATCTTAATGCTGATGGTGTCTATCCAGAAAAAGTATAATACCTCATCCCTAATTATTACACATGATGTAGATTGTGCCAGAATGATTTCAAATCGAATGATTTTATTGATAGACGGTATTAATTATGCCGAAGGAACCTTTGAAAGTTTAGCTGCCTCAACTGATCCAAAAGTGAAAGCTTTCTTTAAATAA